Genomic DNA from Helicobacter ganmani:
CTTGAAAAAATTGCAAATAAGCAAAGATTCGCCCCCCCCCCCGCACAGAATTAGCAGTAATGAGTGCTTTACCTAATTTATAAGTAAAGCATTCTTTTTCTTTTAAGGCTTGTTTGTAATCTGTATAGGATTCTAAAGGAGGAAGTTTTAAGCTAGGATTCTTTGCAACTCTTGCTTCATAATCTGCAATTTCTTTTCTATGTGTTTCTTTGATATAAGATAACACATAAGGCATTCGTATATATCCCCAAAGACTTTTAGAGTTTAGAATCATTGCAGAACCTAGTTTGTAGGCTAAATGATTGTGGATTCTGTGTTTTGCGGTTATGAGATAGATACTAGGGACTTGGTTGTTCTTTGATGACTTTTTCAGTGCTAGCTTGTTTAGGCTGCTCTTTTCTTTTTCTTTTTGGAGCAATACATTAAACAAATGCTCTTTAAACATTTCATTTTGAGGTTCTTTTTCATAGGATTTTATAGCAAATTTTAGAGTTTGTTCAAAATTCTTTTGGAATTCACAAATTTTAGAAGCAATATAGGATAGATTAGCATATTCGCTTACGATTTGTTTAGTAAAGTTTGGGAATAAAGGAGCATAAGCAATGCCAAACCAATTTTCACTTTTCACAAATAATGTATCAAAAAAATCTTTTTCTTGCAAATACTCTTTTGCTTGACTATTTGCTAGATTTAAATCCTGCAATATCAAATACTTTAATAGATAAATCTTAAATTTCGGATTTGCAGAATCTAATCCTATGGCTTCCTTTGCATAAGAGATTAGGCATTTTGTGTCTCCTCCAACTTCCTCACATAAAATCATTTTATGAAAAAGGGAAAACGCCTTTTGTGATTTACTTAAGTTCAAACTAGAATAATCTCTTTGTAAAAACTCGTATTGTTCTATTGGAGAAAAAACAGAATAATTATTAATAAATTCTTGATTACCAATATAATGAGCTAATCTCACAACAGCAGAGTGCGTGCCATACAATCTTTTTGCTCGAGACATAAAAATAATATCAAAAAGAAAATTTTCAATGTTAGAATAGTTTCGATTTGATTTGAAA
This window encodes:
- a CDS encoding O-fucosyltransferase family protein — its product is MNTSTFLISERTDGLGSRLISLLTTLFLAKKLGDIHLAKFVWEEGQFLKQREQNVNWQGSNEQKIIGASCDKKEKIFSKRFIEKFYIKDYDRGSSLNLCLGRPFRTFKQFQAAFENQLKESFVYGLSDVFGVFSDLTQQDRAILSETFKEIEFCDSLSIIIGEAENQAKNLGNFSALHVRSGDTIYDYSNFRKWNMVSVKHATYAELALNIAKNLKGKVVLVGDDVTSLRKIVEIANQDNILFIENFKSNRNYSNIENFLFDIIFMSRAKRLYGTHSAVVRLAHYIGNQEFINNYSVFSPIEQYEFLQRDYSSLNLSKSQKAFSLFHKMILCEEVGGDTKCLISYAKEAIGLDSANPKFKIYLLKYLILQDLNLANSQAKEYLQEKDFFDTLFVKSENWFGIAYAPLFPNFTKQIVSEYANLSYIASKICEFQKNFEQTLKFAIKSYEKEPQNEMFKEHLFNVLLQKEKEKSSLNKLALKKSSKNNQVPSIYLITAKHRIHNHLAYKLGSAMILNSKSLWGYIRMPYVLSYIKETHRKEIADYEARVAKNPSLKLPPLESYTDYKQALKEKECFTYKLGKALITANSVRGGGRIFAYLQFFQEVRKLKKEFRGKHKDCKFL